The following proteins are co-located in the Vigna angularis cultivar LongXiaoDou No.4 chromosome 2, ASM1680809v1, whole genome shotgun sequence genome:
- the LOC108328421 gene encoding uncharacterized protein LOC108328421 → MSNFVYRISTAQEWEALQKNGSTFGGELDRSSGFIHLSKLDQVRPTLHNFFLNSKLELYLLQIDAQKLGDGLIYEIVDGSNSFPHFYGPSRSFVPLLLDAVTKAEKLIPSDGGFSCSLLD, encoded by the exons ATGAGTAATTTCGTGTACAGAATCAGTACTGCGCAGGAGTGGGAGGCGTTGCAGAAAAATGGGTCCACTTTCGGTGGGGAGCTTGATAGGTCTTCCGGTTTCATCCATCTCAGCAAGCTCGACCAG GTTCGGCCAACACTGCATAATTTTTTCTTGAACAGCAAGTTGGAACTCTACCTGCTTCAAATTGATGCTCAAAAG CTTGGTGATGGTTTGATTTATGAAATTGTGGATGGTTCAAATAGCTTCCCTCATTTCTATGGGCCATCTAGAAGCTTTGTTCCTCTCTTACTTGATGCTGTAACAAAGGCGGAGAAGCTGATTCCCTCAGATGGTGGATTCAGTTGTAGTTTGCTTGATTAA
- the LOC108326802 gene encoding nitrogen regulatory protein P-II homolog: MAAIAGTHVFSVVSFHLREAEIPLACSSLSRKRIGDCSRRNVVLRRRGNTAILPKIRAQNIPDYVPESKFYKVEAILRPWRVAQVSSGLLKMGIRGVTVSDVRGFGAQGGAKERQGGSEFSEGNFVAKVKMEIVVEKNQVEAVIDKIIEEARTGEIGDGKIFLIPVSDVIRIRTGERGEKAERMTGGRSDMLSAV, translated from the exons ATGGCTGCGATCGCGGGAACTCACGTGTTTAGTGTTGTTAGTTTCCACCTCAGGGAAGCCGAAATACCTTTAGCATGTTCCAGCTTAAGCCGCAAGCGTATTGGTGATTGTTCTCGGCGTAATGTGGTTCTAAGACGCAGAGGAAATACTGCGATTCTTCCCAAAATCAGAGCCCAGAATATTCCAG ACTATGTTCCAGAATCCAAGTTTTATAAAGTAGAAGCCATTCTCAG GCCCTGGCGAGTCGCTCAGGTTTCTTCG GGTTTGCTGAAAATGGGAATTCGCGGTGTCACTGTATCTGATGTCAGGGGCTTTGGTGCTCAGGGTGGTGCAAAAGAGAGGCAGGGAG GCTCTGAATTTTCTGAGGGAAATTTTGTTGCCAAAGTTAAAATGGAAATAGTAGTGGAAAAGAACCAG GTTGAGGCAGTGATTGACAAAATTATCGAGGAGGCAAGGACTGGGGAGATTGGTGATGGCAAAATTTTCT TGATCCCCGTCTCAGATGTTATAAGAATACGGACAG GTGAACGTGGGGAGAAAGCAGAGAGGATGACTGGTGGGAGAAGTGACATGTTATCTGCTGTATGA
- the LOC108329636 gene encoding ADP-ribosylation factor, translating into MGLSFTKLFSRLFAKKEMRILMVGLDAAGKTTILYKLKLGEIVTTIPTIGFNVETVEYKNISFTVWDVGGQDKIRPLWRHYFQNTQGLIFVVDSNDRDRVVEARDELHRMLNEDELRDAVLLVFANKQDLPNAMNAAEITDKLGLHSLRQRHWYIQSTCATSGEGLYEGLDWLSNNIANKA; encoded by the exons ATGGGGCTCTCATTCACCAAGCTTTTCAGTCGCTTGTTTGCCAAGAAGGAGATGCGTATACTTATGGTCGGTCTCGACGCCGCCGGTAAGACCACCATTCTCTACAAACTCAAGCTCGGAGAGATCGTCACCACCATTCCCACCATTG GGTTTAATGTGGAAACTGTGGAATATAAGAACATCAGCTTCACTGTTTGGGATGTTGGTGGCCAGGACAAg ATCCGTCCTTTGTGGAGACATTACTTCCAAAATACCCAAGGTCTTATATTTGTGGTTGATAGCAATGACCGAGATCGTGTTGTGGAAGCTAGAGACGAGCTGCACAGGATGTTGAATGAG GATGAGTTGAGAGATGCTGTGCTACTTGTTTTTGCAAACAAGCAAGATCTTCCAAATGCTATGAATGCTGCCGAAATAACTGACAAACTTGGTCTTCATTCTCTCCGTCAGCGTCACtg GTATATCCAGAGCACATGTGCCACATCTGGTGAAGGACTTTACGAAGGACTTGACTGGCTCTCAAACAACATTGCAAACAAG GCATAG
- the LOC108328082 gene encoding galactinol synthase 1 isoform X2 codes for MAPELVPTVTKSTASFTSPTTLPPRAYVTFLAGNGDYVKGVVGLAKGLRKVKTAYPLVVAVLPDVPEEHRKILKSQGCIVREIEPVYPPENQTQFAMAYYVINYSKLRIWEFVEYSKMIYLDGDIQVFENIDHLFDLPDGQFYAVMDCFCEKTWSHTPQYKVGYCQQCPEKVQWPTELGQPPALYFNAGMFVFEPSMATYHDLLKRLKVTTPTSFAEQDFLNMYFKDIYKPIPLTYNLVLAMLWRHPENVNLEEVKVVHYCAAGSKPWRYTGKEENMQREDIKMLVRKWWDIYNDASLDYKPLGASEASVDGVDMEPLGHLSKMQGVIVHCF; via the exons ATGGCCCCTGAGCTTGTACCCACCGTCACAAAATCCACTGCCTCCTTCACCAGCCCTACCACCCTGCCACCACGTGCTTATGTCACATTCCTTGCCGGAAATGGTGACTACGTAAAAGGGGTGGTTGGTCTTGCCAAAGGCTTGAGAAAGGTCAAAACAGCCTACCCACTGGTGGTGGCTGTCCTTCCTGACGTGCCAGAAGAGCACCGTAAGATTCTTAAATCTCAGGGCTGTATCGTCCGTGAGATtgaacccgtttacccaccagaAAATCAGACCCAGTTCGCTATGGCTTATTACGTCATCAACTATTCCAAGCTCCGTATATGGGAG TTTGTAGAATACAGTAAGATGATATACTTGGACGGAGACATTCAAGTGTTTGAGAATATAGACCACTTATTTGACCTACCTGACGGTCAGTTTTATGCTGTGATGGACTGTTTCTGCGAGAAGACATGGAGTCACACTCCTCAGTACAAGGTTGGGTATTGTCAGCAGTGTCCAGAAAAGGTGCAGTGGCCCACTGAATTGGGCCAGCCCCCTGCTCTTTATTTCAACGCCGGCATGTTCGTGTTTGAACCTAGCATGGCCACTTACCACGACTTACTGAAAAGGTTGAAAGTCACTACTCCCACATCGTTTGCAGAGCAGGACTTCTTGAACATGTACTTCAAGGACATTTATAAGCCAATTCCTCTGACCTACAACCTTGTTCTCGCCATGCTTTGGCGTCACCCAGAAAATGTTAACCTTGAGGAAGTCAAGGTTGTTCACTACTGTGCAGCG GGGTCAAAGCCTTGGAGATATactggaaaagaagaaaatatgcaGAGGGAGGACATAAAGATGCTGGTCCGTAAATGGTGGGATATCTACAACGATGCTTCGCTTGATTACAAGCCATTAGGAGCAAGTGAAGCTTCAGTAGATGGTGTTGACATGGAACCATTGGGACATCTATCAAAG ATGCAGGGAGTGATCGTGCATTGCTTTTGA
- the LOC108328082 gene encoding galactinol synthase 1 isoform X1 — translation MAPELVPTVTKSTASFTSPTTLPPRAYVTFLAGNGDYVKGVVGLAKGLRKVKTAYPLVVAVLPDVPEEHRKILKSQGCIVREIEPVYPPENQTQFAMAYYVINYSKLRIWEFVEYSKMIYLDGDIQVFENIDHLFDLPDGQFYAVMDCFCEKTWSHTPQYKVGYCQQCPEKVQWPTELGQPPALYFNAGMFVFEPSMATYHDLLKRLKVTTPTSFAEQDFLNMYFKDIYKPIPLTYNLVLAMLWRHPENVNLEEVKVVHYCAAGSKPWRYTGKEENMQREDIKMLVRKWWDIYNDASLDYKPLGASEASVDGVDMEPLGHLSKVVQRVLAAPSAA, via the exons ATGGCCCCTGAGCTTGTACCCACCGTCACAAAATCCACTGCCTCCTTCACCAGCCCTACCACCCTGCCACCACGTGCTTATGTCACATTCCTTGCCGGAAATGGTGACTACGTAAAAGGGGTGGTTGGTCTTGCCAAAGGCTTGAGAAAGGTCAAAACAGCCTACCCACTGGTGGTGGCTGTCCTTCCTGACGTGCCAGAAGAGCACCGTAAGATTCTTAAATCTCAGGGCTGTATCGTCCGTGAGATtgaacccgtttacccaccagaAAATCAGACCCAGTTCGCTATGGCTTATTACGTCATCAACTATTCCAAGCTCCGTATATGGGAG TTTGTAGAATACAGTAAGATGATATACTTGGACGGAGACATTCAAGTGTTTGAGAATATAGACCACTTATTTGACCTACCTGACGGTCAGTTTTATGCTGTGATGGACTGTTTCTGCGAGAAGACATGGAGTCACACTCCTCAGTACAAGGTTGGGTATTGTCAGCAGTGTCCAGAAAAGGTGCAGTGGCCCACTGAATTGGGCCAGCCCCCTGCTCTTTATTTCAACGCCGGCATGTTCGTGTTTGAACCTAGCATGGCCACTTACCACGACTTACTGAAAAGGTTGAAAGTCACTACTCCCACATCGTTTGCAGAGCAGGACTTCTTGAACATGTACTTCAAGGACATTTATAAGCCAATTCCTCTGACCTACAACCTTGTTCTCGCCATGCTTTGGCGTCACCCAGAAAATGTTAACCTTGAGGAAGTCAAGGTTGTTCACTACTGTGCAGCG GGGTCAAAGCCTTGGAGATATactggaaaagaagaaaatatgcaGAGGGAGGACATAAAGATGCTGGTCCGTAAATGGTGGGATATCTACAACGATGCTTCGCTTGATTACAAGCCATTAGGAGCAAGTGAAGCTTCAGTAGATGGTGTTGACATGGAACCATTGGGACATCTATCAAAGGTTGTTCAACGTGTTCTTGCTGCACCTTCAGCAGCTTAG